Within the Osmerus mordax isolate fOsmMor3 chromosome 6, fOsmMor3.pri, whole genome shotgun sequence genome, the region TGAAACCTTATATCAAACATTTTCTTGATCAACTAAAGCACatctctttttttgttgttgcatttTTAGATtcacaaaaacatttatagaCTGGTTTGATGACAGTTTAGCCTTTAACATTTAACCTTTTTTAAACTTAGAACAGTATCAAAAACGTTTGCAACTTAGTACAGTatcaaaaaatgtaaaaaacaaacagtatTCAAACTGCTGGCAAACCTGTCATTACCGTAGTTACCATTGTCCtgcacaaaaacaaactatttcAAACTGTTTtgtaaacagaaaaaaaactgatCATGCTAAACATTCCCCGAACAAATGTAAACAGTTGTAGCTCTTACATGAGAAATtgcattttttatttatcttcAGAATTTTCATTTAATATCCAATATAGTCGGAACCGGCCATAGACATATAATCATCCAGCTGTGCATCCAGATTGCTCTTAGACATGGACATGTACTCGTCAAGCTCGTTGTCTAGCTGCTCTTTGGTGATGACCAAGGGTCCTCTGAAAGTGCCACAACCCCTGTCTCCAAAGGCTGCCCTGGCCCTAAAGCCTCCCCTCGTGACGGAGCTTCCCCTAATACCAAAACCTCCCCTGGTGTTGAACGCTCCCCTGGTGTTGAACGCTCCCCTGGTGTTGAACGCTCCCCTGGTGTTGAACGCTCCCCTGGTGTTGAACGCTCCCCTGGTGTTGAAACCTCCCCAATCTCCAAAACCTTGCCCAGTGCCAAAAACACCATGCCCTCTTGTGCCAGTCTGATCCAGACTGAGACCaactcctcttcttcctgcagAGGGACATAAGGAACGGTGTATTCTGCATGCTGAATAATGTGTTTCTTTCATAATCCATGTGCAACAATCTGAGGGATCTGAGGGctctcacctcttcctctttgGTACCAGGCTCCTTGGGTTAACAGCGCTCCAGAGCTGGTCACAAGACCACCCTGCATCCTCAGCGCCGAACGCAGCTTCTTTCTGGCAACACTGTTCCAGCCATGCCTCGGACCCACACCTGCAAATTACAGAAATGTTTGACAAGGGAAGCGCTGATCATTAAAACTATTAACTCAAACTTTCATTGTAAAGTATTGCACTTCAATCCCTTATTTAGACCATGAGCATAAGCTGAACCAATAAGTCAAACAGCTAAGGTTAACCTAAGGATGAAACCTAAGGATACCAAAGGAACACTTGCTCTGACCAGTCCCGCTTACACACAGAAGGGAGTCCTACTACACATATACAGATTCAGATAACCTCATTTGTAAGCAGCATGAAAAATGAACCACATACACTCACTTCTAAAATTGAAGCCTGGTTTAAAGGCACCCTCTCTGACCCTCCTCCAACGGAACCCTTCTCTGGATGTGTCTGGCAGTTCCCTCGTGGAGAACCGTCTGCCAGCACCCCTCCACGATATGGCCCCCATGGGCTGGCCCAGCCTGGCCAGCACATTGGCTTTTCCCAGACGGTGCTTCAAACTCTGCAGAATATACCATTGGGGGGAATACATATAGGGGTCAAAAGGATTATATATGTGAAGGTATTTGATGTGGACAAGAGATGTAACACATGCCAACACATTTCCCTCAAGTCCCAACCAATAGGTCAACAGGTGGGGCTACTGCTTATCCAGACTACATGCattgtttccctcttcctccacagtACCCTATGCTGCAGGGCAACCAGTACTGATGGTCTGTCTTCCATCTGCAGGACCAGCTTTCTGTTCCTGAAGCTGGCCTCCTTCTGCTGCAGGTTGGCCTCCACTGCCACCTGGTCAGGTCGACTCTTCAGCATGATGGTGAAGCTGTCAGGGGCAACGGAGGGTGATGGACAGAGTTGAGGGATGTAGAGAGGCGAGTATGCCTTAAAAGTGAGTTGAAAGCTGCTTCAAGGAGTATGCATACTGCTAAGAGGGCAGAGGCCTTAATGAGTCCAGGACATTTGGGAGGTTGTGCATGTGGAACAGGCCTATGCCATTCCTCTGCACCGCCTCCTACAACTCAAAATGTGGTGGCTTACATTTCAGCAGGTGTGAAGGATTTGAAAGGATATGTATGCACCTGGTAAACACCATTTAACACATACA harbors:
- the LOC136944848 gene encoding chromatin target of PRMT1 protein-like is translated as MSLPPTAEKIVLSSTSTVPLHERFTIMLKSRPDQVAVEANLQQKEASFRNRKLVLQMEDRPSVLVALQHRSLKHRLGKANVLARLGQPMGAISWRGAGRRFSTRELPDTSREGFRWRRVREGAFKPGFNFRSVGPRHGWNSVARKKLRSALRMQGGLVTSSGALLTQGAWYQRGRGRRGVGLSLDQTGTRGHGVFGTGQGFGDWGGFNTRGAFNTRGAFNTRGAFNTRGAFNTRGAFNTRGGFGIRGSSVTRGGFRARAAFGDRGCGTFRGPLVITKEQLDNELDEYMSMSKSNLDAQLDDYMSMAGSDYIGY